A window of Tachyglossus aculeatus isolate mTacAcu1 chromosome 26, mTacAcu1.pri, whole genome shotgun sequence genomic DNA:
attttaccagTGTTGTAAAGGTAGAGCTGATGGGatggtctctatgttgccaacttgtacttcccaagtgcttagtacagtgctctgcacacagtaagcgctcaacatgattgaatgaatgacaatttgatgacagattgaatgagagaggagttgaAGTTAATGCCAAGGTATAGGTTTGAGACCGGAAgggtgtctacagtgacagggaaGTCGGGggagacagggttttggtggaaagatgagttctgttttggacatgtttagcttgAGGTGGCAGTGGGATAGCCAAGTAGGGGTCCTGAGGTcaggagagatgtagatttgggaataacctgtatagaggtggtagttgaagccatgggagtgaatgagtttaagagagtgggtgtagatggagaatagaagggctcttacagttagggggtgggaggcagaggagcccacaaaggaccCAGAATAAgtgatcagagagataggaggagaaccaggagaggacagggttagtaaatcaattgagtgcttactgtgtgcagagcatggtactgtttgggagagtacaacataagagttggtagagagacagtgaagccaaggttggctaatgttccctggagaagagggtggttgagtgttgaaggcagttgagaggttgaggagcatTAGGATGGAATACAGATGGTTGGATTTTGttaagagatcattggtgacccttgagaaggcagtttctgtggagtgggggggggcggtcaaGGAGataatgggaagggagggagtggaggcagcaGTTGTAGATGACTCAAAGTTTTGAGAAggataggagggagttggggtgataactggagtgaGTTGTGGGGTTAAAGGACTTCAGGATAGGAGAGacaagagcatgtttgaaagcaaagggaaaaaaaaaagacagaggaaAAGAGACAGTGGTCAGCAGGGATAAGCATATTACTAaagtgggaagggatggggtggattgaggaggtgggagatctcttcttgagatcctgatgggaaagatgggagagttgaagaagggagggactgaaaaggagcaagggagattttagggaagccacacctgatggtttcagttctCAAtaaaagtatgtggccaggttatTAGGGGCAAAAGGGCTtgagaaggaagttaaatgtctgaaactggTGAAGACAATGGACATGGgtatcagtaaggatggagaaatagtggagctgggCAGAGTTCAAGTgaatgttcattcaatcttatttattaagggcttaacatgcacaaagcactgtactaagccctagggaaagAATAATCCAAAAAAATCGACAGTGACAAACCATGCCTGCAGtgagctcagtctggaagggtggaaaaaaaaaaaaaaaagtgatgttTTCAAATCACCTTTCCACTACCCCTCACCAGCTTGATCTAATCTTTATTCACTGTACTAGCCTCACTAATTCTGAAACCCCGCTCTGACCAGCATTCTCCCCACAACTCTCTCttgttctcccccaacccccagaggCCTCTGAtattttgaccccttccaaaTTTACAGAGTCATGTTCCATGTGGTCTTCATACCCAATGTAGCTTCAGGGCACAGATCCACACCCTTAACTAGATTCAGTTCCCTCCACATCTCTTGTACCACAAAAatctcagccctggatcacctccacagtagaAGGTATCTAAAGTGAGAGTATGAGTCCGTTAGTCAGCAATATGGATTGTAGTTTGGTATGGTAACTGGTTCTTTTGTTTTAAAAAACTCTGGCTCTCCCACACCAAATAATAGATCAAGGTTgaagctcctctccctcctgagtGAGATAGAAGACCAAGGGGAGGCTTCAGAGACTCAAGTCAGGGCCCTATCTTGGCTTTTCtgctataatagcaataataatggtatttaagcccttactatgagccagacactatactaagcactagggtaggtacaagataatcaggatgggcacagtccctgtcccacaagagacttaggcattccccattttacagctgaggtaattaaCCGCCAGAGAAAttttgacttgcttaaggtcacacagcaaagtgagggCCAGAATTTGTATACAggctgtgttgtatccactaggccacattgataCCCTGCTCTAGGTTGCAAGGAGTAAAGATTTGCTTTCAAGAGAAAGTTTGCTCACTTAAATGGTGGGTGAGATACTACCTAGTGGGAacagactgtgtctgccctgataaacttgtatttaagcaactgtatcaagcactgttctaaaccctgggataaatacaataaaGAAAAGGATCTAAACCAATCCCACTGTTCGCTGTGGCACAAGATTGTGGCTCTGGGGCATTGGTTGCCAATGTGAGCCAGGACAAATTTCCCCTCCCTGAAGCACTGAATGTCCAGCTAGAAGCTTAAGCCAGATGCTCCCAGAGAGAAAGCTTACTTTGGATCTAGTTCTCATTCCTGTCCAGCCTCTCCTCCAGAGACGTCATCAACTCGAGACAAAAAGCAGGATCTGCTCCATTCTTTATTGCGAAGGAAGGGCCGATCACAACGGGGAGCCGGGCTTgtgtctgaggaggaggaagatgctgAGGATTAGGGCTACAGCCCCGATCATTGACAGCAGGGCCAGGATCAGCTCCAGGGGAACACCTGATGGGAGGAGAAATGAGTGTTAGAGCTATGGGCCAGGAGGGGATGGTGAAGAGGAGATACAGGACTGTGCTGGCCCCTTACCTAGGGGTGATTTGGGGGCAGATTCCTTCGGCTTGACCTGGAGAGACTCCCCGTTTCTGCTCACGTCCGAGATGACCAGTGGTCCGAGCACCAcatcagcctcagtttccctttctgAAGGGAGGCCTGTACAATAGGGGGGTGAGTCAGAGCAACTGCAGGTTTTTAAacaaggggaaggggtggggtggtgaGGCAAGGGGAGCAAGATTGAGGCTCTTACCAGAAGCCACGTGCCTCtggcgccttcccccgctcctgccttcagggccaAGTCTCCTGGCCCGGTGGATGGATTTGCAGTTCCCCAGCTCACAACAGTTGCAGATGGTGCTCGTTCCCTCCACTGGAGCCCAGCTGgaacagaaggggagggagggccccCAGTCATCCCCAGGGcagctctcacctcctctctgctccctgcATCTCCCAAGACACTCACCTAGCAGTTGCTCGGTCATAGGAACAGGCTTTGTTCAGGGCATCGGGGGTCTGGTCCACAGCAGTCACTTTCAGGTGGCAGGTGATGAAGATCTAGAGAGAGAGATGTTTGAACTACCCCTGGCTACCCAACCTGGCCTAGGATGAGGAAGGAGATTCACCTGGTTCCCCAGCTCTCCGGCAAAGCTGAACACATCAACCCTGAAGCGCAGGGTGTCCTCTTGGAGTCTGGGGGAGAGGAATGCCGAGGAGACCTCATCCCATCTCCCGTCCACCAGGCACCTGGAAACAGAGACCACGGTCAGGCCAGCTGGCTCCAATTACTCACTCAACCCCTCCCCAAGGGGCTGCAGCTCTTACCCATTGAAGTCGATGATCCTGTACTGAGGGGTGGAAGCCTTGTCTGGAGTTGGGGTGGCCACACAGTGGTCAATAAAGAGCCTGAGTGGCACATGGTGGCCAGTCTGGACATCAGCTTGGATGTGGAGGATTTCCCCCAGCTGGAAGGACAGGGAGCTCCTCTCCATGCTCCAGTCATCTGGAATATACCCACCCAATGATCAGAATGTGCCCTctggcctccttttcctcccttccccaagaccacccacCTACCGGTCATGAGACGCAGGGAGAAGCCCAGCCTCTCCTCTGCCCACAGCGTGGAGTGGAAGGGAACCCAGGTGGGCTGGATGGCTCTACTGCTCACATTGtccttcctggaaaaaaaaaaaaaaaaaaaaaaaaggaggcagggaCTGAGCTGGATTCCAGAACAGGGGGGAGGGTGGGCCAGGCCCCCTGGGCTTGGGGCAGTCACTCACCTGGGGTAGCGGCACTCGATGGGGACGGACACCGGGTTGGTCCTCATTATAAGGGGGTTCCGGGCTGGGCTCGGGCTGTAGTAGAGGACGGTTCTGTAGATCAGCGAATCCGATGTCATCTGGAAGAGAGCAAGGAGACTGTCTTGATTCATGCTCAGGTGTGGGCTTTGAGCAACAGTTGGTGATGaaagctctccccctctagattgtaaacttgttgggggcagagaatgtgtttacaaactattgcattatacttgaagtgcttagtatggtgctctgcacacagtaagcattcaatatatacacaccattcactgattctgcttctccctccaacttaacacCCCTAAAGGATATTTTTCAGTAGGACTGTTCTCCCCctggctgccccccaccccctcaaacttTCCAGTTTAGAGGCTAAAGCTGACTGGTCTTCACTGCTCAGGCCAGAATGGGAGTGGACAAGACCTTGGATGGGAATTCATCCAGTTCCTATGAGCCTGCAGGGTGAGTGGAAGGGGCAGAGGTGTCATGGACAGGGTCATTCCATCCCGGGGTAGGAGAGGAAAGCTTGCTAGGGTTAGGTGGGCAGGTCTCAACTGTAGCTGCCAACTCCATTTTGTatgtttggggtggggaggggagaagaggcttTTAGTCCTGATTGGAAACTCAGGTCTGGAGCCCAATGGAGGGGAAACGGCCATGCACTGAGTGGGGACTTTTGACCCCTTAAGAGCTTCAGCAGGTCTCAGGTGGTTAGATAGGGCAAGCCTTCAACAGCCTCTTAGATGAATTTAACCCAGCTGCCCTAATGAGCTGAAAAGATTTTTCTTCCTTCATGAGAACAGTAAGTAAAGCTACCTGTTCTACAAAATGGAGCTAGTTTCCCACAGCAGTTTGGAAGATTGGATCCCACATGAAGAATCTTCTCCCAGAAACCCAGCCAAATAGCCAGGACTTTGGAACAGAATACCTGGTCACTGTTCAGCTTCTGGGAACAACTCCAGCCAAGTGTGCAGCCCTTTTGATCAGGACTGGTCACACTAGTATCACTGTTAGGTCAAGGATCTCACCCAGCAAATCCGTCATCCACTTTTCAGCAAGTGGGTCTCCCGATTCTCTCCTGCCCAGAGCAGGGCAGCCAACAGTTGCCGAGCCACATCCAGATAGGGTCTCAGTTTGTTTCTCCCGTAAGGGGGATgagcctcctctccccagcctcacCTGCAGCTCCGTGCCACACTCATGGAGCCCAATCTCAAAGGTGACAGTGGTATCCATGGGGTCAGAGTCCATAGGGGGACAGGCAGCCAGGCCCAGCGTCACGTCCTCAGCCCGGACCAGCCGTCCGGTCCCGAACAGGTCCCTCTGCACGGTCACCACCAGCAGAGCCTCCTCACAGCGCACAGTCACAGCCGGGGGTGGAGTCTGCCCCAAATCCCGCTGAGCCCAGGGGAAGGGGCTTTCAGGGAACCCAAGGAGGTCAACACAGCACCCCTCCCATACCACCCAGAAGAGAAGAACAGCCTGCAATCGGCTCAGGAGCCCCATGTCGTCTGCTTCGTGGGCACAGGCCAACCATCCAGACTGCCCCTTCCCCTGCGGCCTTTATACTCACCCAcccaccatcccctcccccaaatccctgATCCATCACAGCTGTCTCCCTCCCAGCTTCCCAGCATCCAACGCTTCCCATCCCTGCTGGCAAGAGCTACaacctgctgttcattcattcattcattcagtcgtatttattgagcgcttactgcgtgcagagcactggactaagcgcttgggaagtacaagtgggcaacataggtccctgttgggtagggaccgtctctatatgttaccaacttggacttcccaagcgcttagtacagtgctctgcacacagtaagcgctccataaataagccCACtgtgccgacttgtgcttcccaaccgcttagtacagtgctctgcacacagtaagcgctcaataaatacgattgaatgattgattgattgataaatacgattgaatgaatgaacacagcgcCCACTATTGCCACCTGCTGGTCAGAAGTGTGCATTACGgcaaacactcattcattcattcattcattcattcattcattcaatcgtgtttattgagcgcttactgtgtgcagagcactgtactaagcgtttgggaagtacaagttggcaacatatagagacagtccctacccaacagcgggctcacagcctagaagaagaatcagagaagcacaatcagagaagcagcgtggctcagtggaaagagcccggggttgagagtcagaggtcatgggttcgaatcccggctctgccacttttcagctgcgtgacttcgggcaagtcacttcacctctctgggcctcagttccctcatctggaaaatggggatgaagattgtgagccccacacgggacaacctgatccctttgtatcctccccagtgcttagaacagtgcttagcacatagcattgaacaaataccaaaattattattattatccatccattcattcatttgtatttattgagcgcttactgtgtgcagagcactgtactaagcacttgggaagcacaagtcgacaacatatagaggcggtccctacccaacaacggtttccccctttcttttctttacggtatttgttcattcattcattcattcattcattcattcaatcgtatttattgagcgcttactgtgtgcagagcactgtactaagcgcttgggaagtaccagtcggcaacatatagagacggtccctacccaacggcgggctcacagtctagaagggggagactgacaacaaaacaaaacatattaacaaaataaaataaatagaatagtaaatcaatcaatcaatcaatcaatcgtatttattgagcgcttactgtgtgcagagcactgtactaagcgcttgggaagtacaagtcggcaacatatagagacagtccctacttaacagcgggctcacagtctagaagggggagaccaacaacaaaacaaaacatattaacaagataaaataaatagaatagtaaatcaatcaatcaatcaatcaatcgtatttattgagcgcttactgtgtgcagagcactgtactaagcgcttgggaagtacaagttggcaacatatagagacggtccctatccaacaacgggctcacagtctagtacatcATGGGGTGCTGGGgaattcatccgttcattcattcattcattcaatcgtatttattgagcgctcactgtgggcagagcactggactaagcgcttgggaagtacaagttgggaatccCACCTTAGACCTGGGggaaggggctcacattccaggccagaggcaggaggggagcgGCTAGAGAGGAGATCAAGCCACGGTGAGTTAGACTGGCTTTAgatgagcgaagtgtgcaggttgggttatagttgatatgggcaggaaacatgtctgctaattctgcggtATTGTAAccgatcaatcagcggtattgattgagtgcttactatgtgcagagcactgtactaagcacctgggagagcacagcacaacagaattaatacaactgatagattgaattagcaggcacgttcccttgcccataaagatcttacaatctagaggggaagacggacgttaatattgtactctcccaagtgctcagtacagtgctttgcacatagtaagtgctcatttattctatttattttatttggttaatatgttttgtttggttgtctgcctcccccttctagactgtgagcccgctgttgggtagggaccgtctctatatgttgccaacttgtacttcccaataataataataataatagtggcatttgttaagctcttactatgtgcaaagcactgttctaagtgctggggggggataccaagtgatcaggttgtcccatgtggggttcacagtcttaatccccattttacagatgagggaactgaggctcagagaagttaagtgacttgcccaaggtcacacagcagacatgtggcggagtcgggattcgaacccatgacctctggactccaaagcccgtgctctttccactgagccacgctgcttctctaagcgcttagtatagcgctctgcacacagtaagcgctcaataaatactattgaatgaatgaatgaatgaagtagcattgattgattgactgatagtaggaaatcaaagaggtaaagtaggaggggacaagcgggtggagtgttttaaagccaatggtaaggagtttttcctctaaattgtgagctcatctctagactttgagcttgcctggaacatagtaagtgcttaacaaataccattggaaaaccCTATCAacctgcctctaccccagcgctcagtacagtgcctggcacacagcgaatgcttaattaaaataataataataacaataataataataataatggcatttattaagtgcttactatgtgcaaagcactcttctaagcgctggggaccgtctctacatgttgccaacttgtacttcccaaacgcttagtacagtgctctgcacatagtaagcgctcaataaatacgattgatgatgatgatgataagcacttaaatgccattattattattattgtatccccccagcgcttagaacggtgcttggcccatagtaagcacttaacaaatgccattatgattattatgattattagtgtatccccccagcacatat
This region includes:
- the LOC119945980 gene encoding zona pellucida sperm-binding protein 3-like: MGLLSRLQAVLLFWVVWEGCCVDLLGFPESPFPWAQRDLGQTPPPAVTVRCEEALLVVTVQRDLFGTGRLVRAEDVTLGLAACPPMDSDPMDTTVTFEIGLHECGTELQMTSDSLIYRTVLYYSPSPARNPLIMRTNPVSVPIECRYPRKDNVSSRAIQPTWVPFHSTLWAEERLGFSLRLMTDDWSMERSSLSFQLGEILHIQADVQTGHHVPLRLFIDHCVATPTPDKASTPQYRIIDFNGCLVDGRWDEVSSAFLSPRLQEDTLRFRVDVFSFAGELGNQIFITCHLKVTAVDQTPDALNKACSYDRATASWAPVEGTSTICNCCELGNCKSIHRARRLGPEGRSGGRRQRHVASGLPSERETEADVVLGPLVISDVSRNGESLQVKPKESAPKSPLGVPLELILALLSMIGAVALILSIFLLLRHKPGSPL